From Laspinema palackyanum D2c, one genomic window encodes:
- a CDS encoding Piwi domain-containing protein, which translates to MNTAVEGYSTPKVTSQGIFLSEIFPFKVPEQINSICFRLTPEVDREVGNRLSWRFSQKFPDVVVIWENKYFWVLATPNQPMPEPTQWRAALADIQEELREDIGEREHSIQWVRDPQITPSILAQLAVRILKIRRPFSSDTVWSENQVEVKREVKFWAETFEFKGGLYAAIAFTPHSYFTFQGNLAEFYDNHPYRHKPQELLIGLKVRDIEKNSSATISGLAGTIGERRQDLLARKPGSISEVALTEAPDEQPVVVVRFGKNSKEFHYAMAALRPCVTDDTARRFEVNYGDLLKETKISYPERQKRLASSKQVAEEALAVYGFQLATKCINSSQYKDLFLPLSFKLEETPLLFGNDWIGERGQILKGLSKGGVYRRHSDFEERSRPIRIAVLKVGEFKVKTAFLGQIQERLKRYGFESLILGPTLVSATSASEAEDRANVEKTVDELMEVPCDIVLTLLPQSDRNADNTDDGSFYSMISARLLRRGLANQVIYEETLKDPSNFSNILNQVIPGILAKLGNLPFILAEPLTIADYFIGLDISRTPKKRRRGSKNVCASVRLYNQQGEFIRYRLEDALTEGEEIDRRTLERFLPAADVGGKTVLIYRDGHFCGGEVKHLRQREKAIGSNFILVECIKSQIPRLYNCERSLLKAPTQGLALRLSSHEVILITTQVKSEKMGLPLPLRLKVIPDDKQQVSIESLVETTLKLTLLHHGSLKEPRLPVPLYGSDIIAYRRLQGISPGALDGDRQFWL; encoded by the coding sequence ATGAATACTGCCGTCGAGGGCTACTCTACACCAAAAGTTACCTCTCAGGGTATCTTTTTGAGTGAAATTTTTCCGTTCAAAGTCCCGGAACAGATAAATTCAATCTGCTTTCGGCTGACTCCTGAAGTTGATCGCGAGGTAGGAAACCGTTTGAGTTGGCGATTTAGCCAAAAGTTCCCCGATGTGGTTGTTATCTGGGAAAATAAATATTTCTGGGTTTTAGCAACACCCAATCAACCCATGCCGGAACCCACTCAATGGCGAGCTGCATTAGCGGATATTCAAGAAGAGTTGAGAGAGGATATCGGCGAGCGGGAACACTCGATCCAATGGGTACGAGATCCACAGATAACTCCTTCTATCCTCGCTCAACTTGCCGTCAGAATTTTGAAAATACGTCGGCCTTTTTCATCAGATACAGTTTGGTCTGAAAATCAGGTTGAAGTTAAGCGTGAGGTTAAATTTTGGGCAGAAACATTTGAATTCAAAGGAGGACTATATGCTGCTATAGCTTTCACTCCTCATAGTTACTTCACTTTTCAAGGTAATTTAGCTGAATTTTACGACAATCATCCCTATCGCCATAAACCTCAAGAACTGTTGATTGGCTTAAAAGTCCGGGATATTGAAAAGAATAGTTCCGCTACTATTAGTGGACTAGCGGGAACTATAGGAGAACGCAGACAAGATCTGCTCGCGCGTAAGCCTGGTTCAATTAGCGAAGTGGCACTTACAGAAGCACCAGATGAACAACCTGTGGTGGTTGTTCGGTTTGGTAAGAACTCAAAAGAGTTTCACTATGCAATGGCAGCTTTGCGTCCCTGTGTTACAGATGATACAGCCAGGCGTTTTGAGGTAAACTATGGAGATTTGCTTAAGGAAACCAAAATTTCCTACCCAGAGCGACAAAAGCGATTAGCCTCATCCAAGCAAGTAGCAGAAGAAGCTTTAGCTGTTTATGGGTTTCAGTTAGCAACTAAGTGTATCAACAGCAGCCAGTACAAAGACTTATTTTTGCCGCTTTCGTTTAAGTTAGAAGAAACCCCTCTGCTTTTTGGAAATGATTGGATTGGGGAAAGAGGTCAAATCCTAAAAGGACTATCGAAAGGAGGCGTTTATCGTCGTCACTCAGATTTCGAGGAGCGATCAAGACCGATTCGGATTGCCGTATTAAAAGTGGGAGAATTTAAAGTCAAAACAGCTTTTTTAGGTCAAATACAAGAACGGTTGAAACGCTATGGGTTTGAGAGCCTGATTCTAGGCCCCACTCTCGTGTCTGCTACCAGTGCAAGTGAAGCCGAAGATAGAGCGAACGTGGAGAAAACAGTCGATGAACTGATGGAGGTTCCATGCGATATTGTTTTAACTTTACTCCCTCAGAGCGATCGCAATGCCGACAATACCGATGACGGCAGTTTTTATTCTATGATTTCCGCACGGTTACTTCGACGCGGGTTAGCTAACCAAGTCATTTATGAGGAGACTTTAAAAGACCCTAGCAACTTCAGTAATATTCTCAATCAAGTTATCCCTGGTATTTTGGCAAAATTGGGAAACTTGCCTTTTATTTTGGCAGAACCTCTAACAATCGCTGATTACTTCATCGGGTTGGATATTTCCCGAACTCCCAAAAAAAGGAGAAGAGGTAGTAAAAATGTCTGTGCAAGCGTGCGTCTTTATAATCAGCAAGGAGAATTCATTCGCTATCGGCTAGAAGATGCACTAACGGAAGGTGAAGAAATTGATCGACGAACCCTAGAGAGGTTTCTTCCTGCGGCTGATGTGGGTGGAAAAACGGTGCTGATTTACCGAGATGGACACTTTTGTGGTGGTGAAGTTAAGCATTTACGTCAACGAGAGAAAGCCATTGGTTCAAATTTTATTTTAGTGGAGTGCATTAAGTCTCAGATTCCCAGACTCTACAATTGTGAGAGGTCATTGCTCAAGGCTCCAACACAGGGATTAGCCCTTCGCTTGTCTTCTCATGAAGTAATTTTAATAACCACTCAAGTCAAATCTGAGAAAATGGGATTACCATTGCCACTGCGATTGAAGGTTATTCCCGATGACAAACAGCAAGTCTCAATCGAAAGTCTGGTAGAAACTACGTTAAAACTGACATTACTGCATCATGGATCGCTAAAAGAACCACGCTTGCCGGTACCACTCTATGGATCCGATATAATAGCCTATCGACGATTACAAGGCATTTCTCCCGGTGCATTGGATGGCGATCGCCAATTTTGGCTATAA